ACCTTAAAACTGGTAAACTAATAAAGgtttttatatatgtactgtgcTCGAAAGTTATAAGATATACCATCGACctaatctattttttttattatttgaaaaccagAAAGTGCAACGCAGCATATCGAAATGAGAATACCAACGATATGTGTTCGAAAATTAATTAACTGTACTCAACAGCGCTTTTGGTTTATAGAGATTTTCTATCATCAAGGgacgaaaaaaataaaatctagcATAAAGGATTTGATTATTTTGGACGCTGGTTCCATAACCTATATGTTAAAAAGCAGGATAAGGACAAATCTAACAGGGGAAGGATTTGTGGTCGCTGAAAATCGCACACTATCGTCATATTTCTTAGTTATAATAttacatcatcatcaatcatGGTCAAAAATTAGGAAAACCACTTTCAACAAGCCCGTTTATCTTATTAGATGGTTCAATGGTAACAGTGATCTTAATCACATATCACTCTAAACCATGCTGGATAGAGTCCGAAAAAATGTTTGTGGTCGGACGATATAACAACGGATCAAACAATCTGTTAGGAATCACATTAGAGTTGGCAAGTCATTTAAGTGACGTCCGtcactaatatatataaatgacgtccgtcactaatacatgtacatataaatgacGTCCttcactaatacatgtacatataaatgacgtccgtcactaatacatgtacatataaatgacgtccgtcactaatacatgtacatataaatgacGTCCttcactaatacatgtacatataaatgacgtccgtcactaatacatgtacatataaatgacgtccgtcactaatacatgtacatataaatgacGTCCGttactaatacatgtacatataaatgacGTCCGTCACTAATATATAGAGGCTAATGAATGGTTTCCGtttaatacataattattataatgtacatgtagtatatatttcacgagtatgacaaaatatcgatattttcacgagtgcgaagcattctgtcatacgagtgacatatatgatatatttaacaggaaaccattcaattttcttttcattgcatttcataattttaaaataaaattaaaaacatcgagaAATTAAAAGTGTCAAAGAATGTGGGAATCATAAcgacgtcatctctttgtgacgttattccacgtcaacttgacggcgccatttcgAAAGGACTGATCAAAGCAATTTGAGCGTTTTCTTACGATGGCtaatttgtgccatttcgttatttcgtcttAAAAgacgaaaatgaaatatctaattTCTCGTTCTgtcgtcttttcgccccgaaaagacgacaAGTCATACGCAAAAAGACGAAATTACTGCACGCTAATTAGCAACCTCAATTTCGTCCCGAAAAcacgaaatttaacaaaccttaattctcgtcttttcgtcccgaaaacacgaaatttaacaaaccttaattctcgtcttttcgccccgaaaagacgagaattaaggtttgttaaatttcgtgttttcggagcgaaaagacgaaaagacgagagctaaggtttgttaaatttcgttgtttcggggcgaaaagacgaaaagacGACACTGAAGGTTTTTTGAATTTCGAGTTTTCGGGGAATAAATGACGTCTTTAAATAACCTGCGTCACTGATACATTTAAATGACATTCGTCACTGATACATTTAAATGACGAAAGTCACTGATACATTTAAATGAAGTCCGTCACTAATACATTTACATGACGTCTGTCACTAATACATTTAAATGACATCCGTCactaatacattttaatgacgTCCGTCACTAATACTTTTAAATGATCTCCGTCACTGACACATTTAAATGACGTCCATCACTAATACATTTAATTGACGTCCGTCTCTAATACATTTAAATGAAGTCCGTCACTCATACATTTAAATGACGTCCGTCACTCATACATTTGAATGACGTCCGTcacttatatatttaaatgacgTCCGTCACTAAAACATTCAAATGACTTCCATCACTCATTTATTTAAATGACGTCCCTTACTAATACATTTAAATGACGTGCGTCACTAATACATTTAAAGGACGTGCGTCAGTTATACATTTAAGTGACGTCCGTCActaatatctttaaataacttGCGTCACTGATACATTTAAATGACATTCGTCACTGATACATTTAAATGACTTCCGTCACTTATACATTTAAATGACGTCCGTCACTAATACATTTAAATGACGTCAGTCACTAATACATTTGAATTACGTCAGTCACTAATATATTTGAATGACTTCCGTCACTGACACATTTAAATGACATTCGtcactaaaattttgaatgaagTCCGTCACTAATACATTTAAATGACGTGCGTCGCTAATACATTTATATGACGTCCGTCACTAACACATTTAAATGACGTCCGTCCCTGACACATATAAATGACGTCCGTCActaatacatttaaattacGTCAGTCACTAATATATTTGAATGACTTCCGTCACTGACACGTTTAAATGACATTCGTCACTAATACATTTAAATGACGTCCGTTGCTAATACATTTAAATGACGTCCGTCACTGACACATATAAATGACGTCCGTCACTTATACATTTGAATTACTTCCGTCtctaaaattttgaatgaagTCCGTCACTTATACATTTAAATGACGTGCGTCACTAATACATTTAAATGACATTCGTCACTAATACATTTAAATGACACTCGTCACTAATACATTTAAATGACATTCGTCACTAATACATTTAAATGACGTCAGTCACTAATAGATTTAAATGACATTCGTCACTAATACATTTAAATGACATTCGTCACTAATACATTTAAATGACATTCGTCACTAATACATTTAAATGACGTCCGTCactaatatatttaaatgacgTCCGTCACTAATACATTTAAATGACGTCCGTCACTAATACATTTAAATGACGTCCGTCACTTATACATTTAAATGACGTCCGTCACTTATACATTTAAATGACGTCCGTCACTAATACATTTAAAATGACGTCAgtcataaatacatttaaatgacGTCAgtcataaatacatttaaatgacGTCCGTCACTAATACATTTAAATGACGTCCGTCACTAATACATTTAAATGACGTCAgtcataaatacatttaaatgacCTTCGTAACTCATACATTTAAAGGTAGATCATGCAGTGCAGTGTCAGCTATGCACCTGTGGGATATATTTACTTCACCTGTAATATACATTCTACCTCACCTGTGATATACATTCTACCtcacctgtgatatatattttacctcACCTGTGATATGTATTTTACCTCAcctttgatatataatttaccccacctgtgatatatattttaccttacctgtggtatatattttaccccatgatcacctgtgatatatattttacctcACCTGTGATATATACTTTATCTCACCTGCGATATATGTTTTACCTcacctgtggtatatatttacCTCACCTGTGATATATAGTTTACTTCATGATcacctgtgatatatttacCTCAACTGTGATATACATTTTACCTCACCTGTGATATGTATTTTCCCTCACCTGTGATATACATTTTACCTCACCTGTGGTATGTATTTTACCTTACCTGTGGTATGTATTTTACCCCATGAtcacctgtgatatatattttacctcacctgtgatatatactttatctcacatgtgatatacattttaCCTCACCTGTGATATATAGTTTACTTCATGATcacctgtgatatatttacctcacctgtgatatatatttacttcacctgtgatatatatttacttcaCCTGTGATATACATTTTACCTCACCTGTGATATACATTTTACCtcacctgtgatatatattttacctcACCTGTGGTATGAATTTTCCCTCACCTGTGGTATGTATTTTCCCtcacctgttatatatattttacgcACCTGTGGTATGTATTTTCCCTCACCTGTGATATGTATTTTACCgcacctgtgatatatattttacgCACCGgtggtatatatttttattatactatctgttttttgttcattataGTTTTGTCCCGGAATTTCTATTTTCCGGATTTGACGTCTTATCCTTGCCGTACTTTAGTTCGGCCGTCGACAGGATCACGTGACTTCTTTGTTTATGTTCACTGGCGGAgaaattttttttcaactttcCCTCCTCCACCCCATCTTACCTCCTATGAATTATGTTCTAAAGCATGCTTGCGTTTTTTAAGTATTATTTTTACCCAACCTTTTATGCAACgagtttattatatatttatttattgcgTGTTTCATAGGAAGACTTACAAAGAAGACCAACCCAAAGAACATACCAGGCGGTGTAGTAAACGTGGATAGTGGCTGCTAACCTCATCCTGGATACCTAAGGTGATCagctgtatttatatatcaccaACAGTAAGACAACCAACCATGAAAAGATGTTTCAAACTACAGTATCTCTTCTCTGCTTTTATCGTGTTCGAACTTTGGTGTATACGCACTATACTGAAAGACGCAAGTGTGAAGCGAATTGATTCATTGCAATCGATACGCGTGCAAAAAGTGGTGGTGGACGAAACTGTATCATTCAAAGAGATTCTTACCACTGTTACTCCCGACCTAAATGTACCAGTTGTAATTGAGAAAACTAGAGAAAAAGTACCGGAGCCCAGCCATAAAGATTTATCGCCAAACCAATCCAACAAAAAGAGTACCGTGCCATATTTACCATATTCCAATTTCTCTTACCCGTTGGATATCGACCTCCAAAGTATGTATAATGAATTCAGGACTACTGGGAGATTGAGTCATCCAGTGGAGGCGATAAACCCACATAATTTCagttatttacatttacaaagGTGCAAATTGCAACcagaaaacaatatttcattgattattTTGGTCAAGTCTGCTGTGGTGAACATCCATTTGCGTAACGCTATTCGTTCTACCTGGGGAAACGTTACTAGATATAGGAACATCAATGTAGTCTTCATGCTCGGATACAATGCCAGCAAACAGAGCCTTGTTGACCAGGAAGCCTATGATTACGGCGATATTGTACAGGAGTCATTCTTGGATGCTTACATGAATAACACATATAAAACTATTATGACATTTAACTGGGCTGTTGAGTATTGTGACCAAGCAAATCATTTGCTATTTATTGATGACGACCACTACCTGGTCCTACGTAAtctattacaatatatcaagGAACTGCCCCCAAATTCCTCCTATATGGTGGGGTACATCAATGTGAACGCACCAGTTGTCCGGGAAATTACAAAAAAGTGGTATGTTAGTCGCGAAGATTACCCATTTAAGCACTGGCCACCATACTTGTCCGGAGGTGCCTTTATGTTATCATCGGATATCGCAAGGCGATTCGTGTTTTCGTTTCCGTATATCCGGTATATAGGTATAGATGACTGTTACCTCGGAATAGTGGCAAAAAAGTTAGGGATAGCACCGCAACATGTAGACAAGTTCGATATGTTAACTCGTCGCCTATTGGATGACCCTTCGCGCTTTGCATACCACAACTTCAAGCTGAAGAGTTCCTTCAAACAGGCAATGGATTTTCTCACGAAACCCCGGCCAAAGACTAAATACGTCACGTTTTCTTCACTCCACTACATAAAACACAAAAGTAAATACAGACGGAACATCAGGAAGAAACGTTTCATGGCTTCCAATGCACATAACAACCCTCATTAAATTAGACAGTAATATTTGTGGAATGTGCAATGACCAGTGGATTCTATTAACGTGCAAAACCAGATACAATTAAGTGGTGTTTATTGTCTTAAATATCGGTCAAAACCTTTAGtagaaatgaatttaaaatatcaCCTTCCAGGAATCATGGTGACATTTATAATATCACCTTGGTAGTATATCCTCATTTAGCCTGCATTACCGCACAGGTAGGATAACCCATGTATAGCGCTATGTTGAGTATTCTACTGGTAAATGCGGATATTGTCCAAAATACAACACTTTGACTGGAGACATTCGAGGCGTCGAATCATTTCCCCCATGATATCCCCATGGACGAGCGTTTGGATTAATACAAATGGGGACATTATGTTTTGATTTAATTACCCGCTGGTAGGCCTTGCCATAACCATTTCATTGTCTTGTTGAAAAATGGCGCTTGCGACATGAAAACTTCAACAAGTGGAAAGAATGTCTTGATATTTTATCTCATTAACGGAAACCTTTTACATCAATACACCAACACAAGTACTGCTCATTCTATGACGCTGCCACTACGAATGAGGTCGAGTTCACTCGTCTTCGTCACCATATCATTCTTTCTTTCATTAATACAGATGAAACAAAAGACGAGACTTCGAGAAGCTCTCGAGGTTTACTTGCGGCTTGATCTCCGATTATTTACTGGCGTGTTTTTAGAATGAAAATTGTAACGAGCAACACGTGACAAAAGCAGGCCGTCACACACGAGTGAtttaatagaatatatatatatatgttttttctatcaacaaaaatattggTTATTCTGTCAGAGGGCCTTAGTCCTATTATTGAGTATAATCATGTGACCAGGGGctgcattttatataaaacaaaaagcgCCTTGACATGATGGGATGACGAAACTAAGTGCTTAAGGAAAGTAACTCTATTAGATGTAATGAGCGAAGGTTACTCAGACAGGTGCACACGAAaagatttatttcagaaatgtttACTTTGTGCTTTTAACTCAGGAACATCATACCTGCTTATTCGTCGGCGATTCGAATATGTGACGTGAATAAAAAGGTTTTATATTATTGTGGACAGCGCTTTATTTCTGTTGATTAAATTAACAATCATATTCAGTTTGAGAATGACATAAATCATTCTGACATCCCATAAGTAAATAAGCCAGAGATACAGCCTGCTGAAAAAATAACAGAATCGTTGAGGACTTTGTGTTTCATGTTACATAAAATCCATTTTTGCTGCATCAAATAATGTTTCTCAATCCTTCCAAAGTTTCATTAGTGACAAAAATTCTGCTAGTGTCATTTTCGACACCGTGAAATGATTGAAATATGTTTCGTTATTATTACTCGCGTCCCCGCAATACCAACTTCATCAATGATCAAATTGTTCTGAAACTTTACATATTTACACATAACCATCATTTGTACGAGCTTGCGTTTCAAGCACCTGGGGTCAAAAAGAGGCCACTATCACTAAGTTGATTTTCGACGTCCTCGCTTTATCGCCTTTACTACTTATCCCATTGTTCTAAAACTTCAATGCTGTCGTCtctataaatatgttttggaaGTCCTCCATGATGAGCTGAATTCATTAACGGCCTGATTATTCTGAACTTTCATTCACGTATTCACAACCATCATCTGTTGCATGATTTCAGGTTCCATTTACTTGATAGCAAAATTATGGTCACTTTTCCTATCAATAGATTTTCGTCGTCCTCGCCCTACCACCTTCATAATCATCAAATAGTTGTGTTACTTTAAAGTCCTTTTTACTTACAACTATCATTCATTGTTATAATATCATGCAGTGCTTTTCTTAATGGCATTGCGTTTCGACAGtttcacaatttttttgttttgttttgtttttgtttttttgttttttgcttttttttttttttttgttgttgttgttgtttttttttttttttttttaatttttgttttgtttttttgtttgttttttttttggtgtatTGGGGACCGAGGGGATTTCGTATAGTTTCTGATGCCAAATCTCTCTATTTTTACGTACGTTGGAAAAGGAAGTCTGAACAAACtggtttttaatttgaattttattaaacaaattaatgtcattataattgtaacatttaattgttaattgttTAGAAATCAGATTTAACCAGTTTCTACCTACAATTATTATTACTTCAATAAACTGTTATTgactttaaatatatcaatggACTAGACATCAGACTAAGCCTATTTAATTTTCATTccaaaatattacaataaaaaaatatagttacatgtattattctGCATTGGTATCCACTAGTTAAAGTAAAGGGAGAGAACTCCAGTTTATTTTAGAATTCAAAAggaatttattatttaaattatctttatatTGTTGACGCAGTTTATTGATGAACTGCCACTAACGAGTTCATTGGGAAATAGGTCATACATTCCTAATGTATGAACTCATTGACAATAGGCCGACCAGAGATACAATAAATCCACATTATAATGTACCATATACTATTGTtgtaacataaaacatatcCATCTAGTCAgtctaaaattaaaattattgtttacattgtaaatgtaaacaaagccatgtgcttggcgaaagtagttcccgtaccctgtcatattttcatacgcaagttcaaaggtcaatgtttccatgcaagaaaggtaaacaaatcggtctgatattgttatatagtgacaaaactttgcaagtgtaaatatattaGGGTATTGAGTTATCTGCTATTTCTTATAGGATATCAATCATTTTTTATTCTCATTAAGGAACACTTTCTCTTGTAGATATTTTTGacttatgttttaattgattagCACTAGATTTTGTTGTTTTCGTCAACAAGTAAGATAATTAATACCAGTTCCTGCACAATACGTATTGTATGGTGGGTCGTTAAGGCCAAGtttcaaatctcgcattctcgtactctcgaccttaggtcgaaaacgcaagaatgcgaaaacgcgacggcgatGGGGCGAAAACGCAagaatgcgaaagagcgaaaacgcgagaatgccaaaactcgacggcgagagtgcgaaaatgcgacggcgaaaacgcgagattgatctcgcactctcgccgtcgcgatttcgtattctcgccgtcgagttttcgcattctcgcgttttcgacctaaggttgagagtgcgagaatgcgagattatGCCTTAACAGCCACCCTCGCACTCTCGCTTCCtcgtatataaatatataaccaacgtaatatatatcattatgtgtGTTCCTTACGCGAGGGAGCGAGAGTGCGAGGGTGGCCGTTAAAGCataatctcgcattctcgcactctcgaccttaggtcggAAACGCAAtaatgcgaaaactcgacggcgagaatgcgaaatcGCGACGGCGTGAGTGCGAGAtcaatctcgcgttttcgccgtcgcattttcgcattctcgccgtcgagtttttgcattctcgcgttttcgctctttcgcattctcgcgttttcgacctagggtcgagagtgcgagaatgcgagatttgatacttggccctaacgagccaccatagtATTGTGCGATGTTCTTCTTCTCAATCCTATGAGTATTCTTTGTGCCTCTAATGTATTCTATCTATTctatttgttttctattttctatttgaTTGGTACAGTTATCCATTACTGGACCCCTATATCCTAATATCGGCCTTACAAATCCTTTATCTAATGCATTGAAactttttctatatatatatataattgtacttTGTTGTAgcattgtcaaaatattcatTCTCTTATAGGGATGATCATAAATTAAGTTAATATGGCGAGTCCATTCGCCATTACTACTGAAAGTTAGCCCTAAGTGCTTGTGAATTAAGACTTAACTgattacaatatcataaaaaatgacATGATTGATAAGCGAAAAATACGCGGAAATAACAGGTTCTATTTTTAGTAGATTAAAACTGATATCCGTTTTGTTGCCAATGTAGCTATATTAATCAAATCATATGTAAGTTTCAATGATATTTCATTTCGATTATTATCAATGTTATCATAAAGAGAAGTATCATTTGCAATAACTTTACATTTAGGAGAAAAAACGGCAGATGAGATTTAATGTCAAGAAATGTGCTATCATCAATATCTCTAAGAAGAAAAACACTTTTAAGATCATTTATTGATTACATGGTGAAATTTTAGGAAATATTTAGGATCATCATCAACTCCAATCTGAATTAGAGCAAGCACATAAAAtcttttaccaaaaaaaaagataacaaaacTTAAAGCGGCTTAAGCGCAACATGTCATCCTGCACCCAGAACGTTACATCAGTAATATAATCTACACTATTAAGACCATTACTAGATATACAACAACCTGATTGTACCAATATACATCCGACTAAATCCTTTCAATTGATTGTTTACAACCCTCATTGAAGCAAATAACCCGGATGTGTAATCAACATTATAACATCTCCGAGCTGAGAGTATCTGGCTGGTCGAGATCAAAATTTTCATGCTCtataaaattatacataacCATGTGCGTAAACATAGCatgaaatgatataaaaagAGGCGCACATCAACTTCATCAAATattctgtaatttttttttctttcctcgTACCATCATGGATTGGATCTGCTTACCGGTATCTCTAATGTAATATTCAACCCTGGACTATGTCAGGTCTGCACTGGCTAGCTACAAACTACCTTaaatttatgttgtttttatctaatAATTCTTAAACCTCAACTTATATGAGGGACAATTACACTCCAACCTTTTAGTCTTTCCTTTAAACTGGAAGACGTTCCACTctgtcaaaatgaaaataaagatgcattgatataaaaatgacaACGATAAATGCGTGGTATCGTCGACATTGAACCGATCATTTATTATGGAGGGTTTATTAATGAAGGTATTCAAGTATCCGAGTACTGGATACAAAGGACTGAGTCATGGATTTTAAATACGTGAACTaatatacatctgtacatgtattagccTATGTAATTACCTTCACGCTACAATAAGCAGCATAGCTATATGCAGTTACACTTATGTGCACATGCTTAGAATGTGTAACGCAACACGAGgtaaatttacataaaatatctaGACACCATATCTCATTTAAGGATTGCATCGAAGCGTATTTGCATTGGAGTAAAAACACATTGCTTGTTGCGCGAAAAGGCagcaaattaaatatatatatactaactcCAAATACACTTCGATACAGTTACAAGACATAAAAACAAtctttatatttacacttgatCACTATGGTTTTTTAACAAATGTAAACACATCATTTTATACGTATCGTTGGAACAGTGGTTAACTTAATAGAACAGTCCGATTCATAGGAATTCACTAGATGGCGTTGCCATGATGTCATTGACGACAGACAGTAAACAAAATAGTTCagaaagaaaacaatacaattaacatgttttacaatatttattaaaatttttagATATTGCTTCATGATTTTGTGAATTGACAattcatcatttaaaatatatattcaaatacatatatataaatatacattcaaatatatatctttgatCGTATTTCATAAGATCATACTACTACCACGCAGTTATGACAAGTGCGTCAGGTGGCCGCCTGATATAGATGTGCATCCTAATCACGTTCCGTTATTATTaacaaattatgaattttattaagcatatgaaaaaatgtaattgctgcaattaaatatacaccaatattatgtattgctacatgtatgcatatgtatggaagaaaatgaaaaatttcaaaaaaaaaaaaaaaaaaaaaaatttgcgaATCTTTATCACGCAAGTATAAATATTCatgtttaatgatattttactgcATTGACTTTGAATAATGAACGGTATGTTCTAAGCCAATATTCTGCATTAAGATATTCCAGGAAGCTCTATATAATGCAAATATCCATTATTTTAATTGCATAAAAGCCAATATTTGTGTTTCTGTTTAACAATATGGAGAGTTAGTAATTAATAAATCGATAAATTAAAGAAATCTATAATCAACCTGCAACGATGTTCTACACTAGGATATAAGGTTTGTTCTTATGTTTGTTCACAATTAAAGGTTTTATGTACTAGTAAACATACAAAGCTTgtttacaaatgaatatgaaataaagacTTGTAGGTCGATGGCTAAATCACGGTCATGATCTAAAAATATCGTTAAACTTTTCGATAAAGaggtttctatatatatatatcacacagtCAAACCTTCTAATCTCAAAGTTaaatgattatttaaaaaaaaaaatcgaggTAACAGATTAACAAAAAAACCTTTTACTATCCGAATTGAATTGGCACTTCTATTTAAAAGGGGTCTTCGAGTCGTGATATTTCGAGATAACGAAGTTGACGGATGATATGCATCACTCTCTGAAAGTTATTTTCAGGGTTTCAGTGTTGTTTAATCTAATTCTTAGTTTTGCCTTCATCTTGAGCATCCATTCctataaaacattttcttttatccCCACGCTGGATTTTGCTCTTCTTCATACCACCATTCCCTTTCCCAAATTTCTGATGAGGTCTGGTCTTTTTATTCGTGCACTTTTACAATAGATTCCTTACAAATCTATATTGGTGTTcgtattttattatcattttattgattttgatttagaaCAACAGATCATTATTTGTGTTATTGCTATTGCTGTTGTTTTTCTTTACTAGTCATATTATTGTCATCAAAATGTTTCGTTTTCATTTCGGTATTCTCTGTGCTTTCTTATATCCAATCTGTAACAACCAATCATCAAATGCAATGCCGATAtaagtattatataaattataaatatatcttataacatacatattaaatttcagaaaatgaaaaaatatatatctgcaACTAACATAAAAATACTTTGCAAACGTTTTAATGAATATAGCCGTTCCCTGAAAGTTTTGGTATCTTCATTCTGTTGTTATATTCTCCAAATATTCTTCGAACTCTAATGGATGGTCCGGTATTGCCTTCTCTCTGTAAATTCTCTTGAATATTTCCGTCTGCTCTGGCGTAAATAAACTTTTCCAATCGCCAACTACACCTAAAAAAGTAATATCTTCGTTAGATGTGTTGGTcgaattattt
This genomic stretch from Pecten maximus chromosome 16, xPecMax1.1, whole genome shotgun sequence harbors:
- the LOC117314790 gene encoding beta-1,3-galactosyltransferase brn-like, which produces MKRCFKLQYLFSAFIVFELWCIRTILKDASVKRIDSLQSIRVQKVVVDETVSFKEILTTVTPDLNVPVVIEKTREKVPEPSHKDLSPNQSNKKSTVPYLPYSNFSYPLDIDLQSMYNEFRTTGRLSHPVEAINPHNFSYLHLQRCKLQPENNISLIILVKSAVVNIHLRNAIRSTWGNVTRYRNINVVFMLGYNASKQSLVDQEAYDYGDIVQESFLDAYMNNTYKTIMTFNWAVEYCDQANHLLFIDDDHYLVLRNLLQYIKELPPNSSYMVGYINVNAPVVREITKKWYVSREDYPFKHWPPYLSGGAFMLSSDIARRFVFSFPYIRYIGIDDCYLGIVAKKLGIAPQHVDKFDMLTRRLLDDPSRFAYHNFKLKSSFKQAMDFLTKPRPKTKYVTFSSLHYIKHKSKYRRNIRKKRFMASNAHNNPH